DNA sequence from the Bacillota bacterium genome:
GATCCCATCCACCGCCAGATCTACGAAGCCATTCTGGAGCTCTACAATCAAGGCGGGCGCATCTCCTACACGCAAGTCTACAACCGCCTCCGCGGCAAGGGCGGCGTGCCGTGGAACGACGTGCTCATCCAGATCACCGAGTCGTTCGTCAGCGAGATGGAGCTGGGCCCGAGCGTCGACTCGCTGAACGAGCGCATGGCGCGGCGGCGCATCCTGCAGGCCGTCGAGGAAATCCAACGGCTGGTCCTGTTCGAGCAAAACGAGCCTATCGAGCGCATCCAGGCCCGGGCGCAGGAGCTCATTTTCGCCGCCACCGCCAAGGCCGACACGAAAGACGACGTCAAAGACTTGGTGGACGTGTTGCGCAAGTGCTTCGCCGAGCTGGTGGAGCGGCGGGAAGGCAAGAAGCCGTCGGGCTTGATCGTGAAGTATCCTTCCATCGACGCGGTGACGAAGGGCTTCAAGAAAGGCGACCTCATCATCGTGGCCGCGCGGCCGTCCATGGGCAAGACGTCGCTGGTGCTCAACTGGGCCGTCAACGTGGCCAAGTCCCGCGAGCGCACGCCGGTGCTCATCTTCAGCCTGGAGATGGACGACGTGCAGATCGGCGACCGGCTGGTCATCAGCGAGCTGTACCGCTACAAGCAGCACGGGAAAGCCGCCGAAATCACGGCGGACGATTACCAGACGAAGCTGGACGACGACAAGTTCGCCCGCACCGTCTCGATCTTCAACGAACTGTACAATTTGCCGATTAAAGTGGTTGACCGCCGGGGGATGACGGTGGCCGAAATCCGCGCTTACGCTCGCAAGGTGAAGGCGGAGGAGCCCAATCTCGGCCTCATCATAATCGACTACTTGCAGCTGATTAAGCCTCCGGCCAACACCAACAAGAACTGGGCGCTGGTCGTCGGCGACATCGTGCGGGAACTGCGGGACTTGGCCGGCGAGCTGGAAGTGCCGATTATTCTCTTGTCGCAGCTGAACCGCTCGGTGGAAAACCGCGACAACAAGCGTCCGGTCATGTCGGACTTGCGGGACAGCGGCAACATCGAGGAGTTCGCCGACGTCATCATCTTCCTGTACCGCGAGGACTACTACTACCCGGAGCGCGCCAAAGAGAACGGGACCGAGGGCATCGTGGAAGTCATTTTCGCCAAGCAGCGCAGAGGTCCGACGGGCACCGTGAAGCTGAAGTTTTACAAAGAGTACACCCGGTTCGTCGACGAGATGGAGCTGTGAGCCGTGTTTGAAGAGATGGAGCGCGTGAAGCTGAAGTTTCTGGCCGCCTTCGAGGGCCTGCACCGCCAAGGCGTCATCTCCGAAGACGAGCTGGCGGAGTACATCGACATGGTGGACAAGCTCGACGAGCTGACCGTGGACGAAATTCGCGCCAAGCTGAGCCGCTTTCTCGGGGAGAGCGACGATGAGGCTGCTGGGCGATGAACGGGTGCGGGCCGTCGTCGTGCTGGCGATGGTGGCCTTCCTCGTCCTGCAGTCGCCCAAGTGGGTTCTGCCGGGGATGATGGACGAGGACGAAGCCGCGCTGCAGGCCGAGGTAGTCCACGCCGAGGCGCTGCGGGCGGGCGTGCGGGCGACCATCGCCGTGGACGGCAAGCAAATCGTGCACCGGGCGCCCGCCGCGACGGTGGGTGAGCTGCTGGCCGACGCCGGCGTGGAGGTAGGTCCTCTGGACCGGGTAACGCCGGGGCTGGACGAGCCGGTGGAGGACGACCTGGTCATCCGCGTCGTGCGCGTGACGCAGGAACAATACCAGGTCGAGGCGCCGATTCCATACGAGACGTGGCGCTGGGCCGAGCCTCGTTGGGAAGTGGGCTACGTCGGGCTGCTGCGGGCAGGGCGCGAAGGCAAAGAGCTGCGCACGGTCCTGGCTACCTATGAGGATGGCCGCCTCGTGCAGCAGCTCATCGTCGACCGGCAGACGCTGGAGCCGCCGCGGGCGGAGATTATCGGCATCGGCACTCGCGTCGTCGTGCGCACGCTGGAGACGCCGGCGGGCGTCATCCGCTACACCGACGTGCTGGAGATGGAGGCGACGGCGTATTACCCGGGGCCGGAGAGCACGGGCCGCTGGGCCGACGGGTATACGTCTACGGGCATGAAGGCGGGCCACGGCGTCATCGCCGTTGATCCGTCGGTCATCCCGCTCGGTACGAAAGTGTACATTCCCGGCTACGGCATCGCCGTCGCGGCCGACGTCGGCGGCGCCATCCGGGGCAACCTGATCGATCTGGCCTTCGACACGTACCGCGAGGCGATGCATTTCGGCCGCCAGCGCGTGAAAGTGTACATTCTAGCCTCGGACTGAGGGTTTGGGTGCCTATGACGCAGCGGCGGCCGCCGGAAGGCGGCCTTCCCTTTGATCCCGAGCGCCTGGCCACCCCCTCCGGCGCCGCGGCGGTGCTGGAGCGCTACGGCTTGGCGCCGCGCAAAGGCTTGGGACAAAATTTTCTCGTCGATCGCAACATCGTGCGGCAAATCGCCGCGGCCGCGGAGCTGACGGACGGCGACGTGGCCGTGGAGATCGGCCCGGGCCTGGGCGCGCTCACGTGGGCGCTGGCCGAAAGGGCGCGGGCCGTGGTGGCCATCGAGGTGGACGCAGGGCTGGTCCGCTGGCTGGAGGAGCTGGCGCGCCTGCGCGCCAACATCCGCATCGTCCACGCCGACGCGCTGACGGTCGATTTCCGCCGCCTCCTGGAAGAGCATCCGCTTGGCCCCGGCGGCGCGTACAAGCTCGTCGCCAACTTGCCCTACTACATCACTACGCCGCTGCTCATGCGCTTGCTGGAAGAGCACCTGCCGCTTTCCGCCATGGTGATCATGGTCCAGCGGGAAGTGGCCCAGCGCATCACGGCCCGCCCCGGGACGAAAGACTACGGGGCGCTGTCGGTGGCCGTGCAGCTGCGGGCGGACGTGGAGCCCGTGGCCGTCGTGTCGCCCAACGTGTTTTTGCCCAGGCCTCAAGTGGAGTCGGCCGTGTTGCGCCTGCGGCTGCGGCCGCTGCCGGCGGAGGTGGCGGACGAAGCGCTGCTGTTCGCCGTGGTGCGGGCCGCGTTCGGCCAGCGGCGCAAGACGCTGCGCAACGCCCTGAAAAGCGCGGCCGTGCCGGCGGGCGGGGGACAGCCGCCGTGGCCGGCCGAGGCGGTGGCGCGGGCCTTGGCCGAGGCGGGCATCGACGGCGAGCGGCGAGGCGAGACGTTGTCGGCGGACGAGTTCATCCGCTTGGCCAACGCGCTGGCGTCCTGCCGGGGGGCCCATTAAGCGGCCGTTTGCACAGTGTGTTATAATGTCGGCGAAAGGCGGAGGCGATTATGGAATTCATCAGCCCGACTCGCGGGCGCCTCTCCTTCGACGACGTCTTCAAAGACATGATGGCGTTCATCGAGGAGGCACCCGAAGAGCGCTATCGTGTCATCGTCGGAACCGATTCGCAATACGGCGAGATGACGTGCTTCGTCACCGCCGTCATCGTGCACCGTGAGGGCAAAGGAGCCCGCTATTACTACGCGCGCGAGTGGGAGCACACCGAGCGCTCCCTGCGGCAGCGCATCTTTTATGAGACTTCGCGCAGCCTGGCCGTGGCCAGCCTCATCGCGGAAAAGCTGGCGGAGAACGGCCACGCCGACCTGAACGTGGAGATTCACCTGGATGTCGGCGAAAAGGGGCAAACGAAGGACCTCATCCGCGAAGTGGTGGGCATGGTCGTCGGGTCGGGGTTCGACGCGCGCATTAAGCCCGACTCCTTCGGCGCCATGACGGTAGCGGACAAATACACCAAATAGACCGCCCGGCAGTAGCGTTGGGCCCGGACGGTTTCCTTAGGCTAGTTTTCCGAATTCTACGACAGCGCCCGGCCTGCGGCCGGATTTTTCGTTTCGGTCGCTTTTTTTGGGCGGGACGGCCGCTTGACATCGTTTCGCGGCCTCTGCTATAATCATCTACTTTCCTTGACGTAATGGCTGAATCGTGGTAAAATGCGTTAGAAGAGCGCAAGTGGGGTGATGCAGGTGGCTGCGACCAACAAGAGCCTCGAGGAGATCAAGCGCGACCTCGACAATTACGTGGGTCGGCGCGTGCGCCTGCGGGCCAATCGCGGCCGGCGGCGGTACATCGAGGCGGAAGGGATTCTGGAGAAGACGTATCCGCACGTCTTCGTCGTGCGGTTGGACAAGCGTGGTACCGTCAGCCGCATGGCGTATTCATACGCGGACGTCCTCACGTCCACCGTAGAAGTCACCGTCGACGACAAGCAAATCGGAGTGGCCAACCTGTAGCCGGCCGCCTTGGCCGCCCTTTGTTCGCAGGTAGAGGGCGTGCCGCGCCACGCGCGGCGCGAAAAAAACCCGGGGCTCGTGCCCGGGTTTTTCATCTGCGCCTGCTCGCGCGCTTAGACGATGCGCGCTTCGGTATAGCCTTCGATTAAGGCGAGCAGCAAGTCGTCCCAGAACCGGTGCATGCGGTCCAGCAGCCGGATGCTGTCCGGATCGGGCGCCTGCACGTCCCGCGCCACCACGTTGATGAGCGCGCGGCGGAAGAACAAATATGCCTGAGCCGTGTCGGGCAGGCTCATGCCCAGCAAGTACGCTTCCCGACCGTAGTCGCGCATCATGCGCTTGGCCTCGTGCAAATAGACTTCGCCCTCGTCGCTGCGAGACGTGTAGTGGAGCAGCAAGGCCAAAAGCCGCTGACCCGTCGCGCGCCGGTGCGACGAACGGCTCTCGTCGTAGTACGCGTACCAGCGCTGCGACTGCACCAGGCTGCGAATGTCGTGGTGCGCCTGCTGCAGCACGCGCGAGACGTTCGGCGGCAGCGGCTGCGGCAGCCCCGGATCGCTGGACATGCGGCGCTCGGCAAGAAACGCGATGACGTCCTCGCGCCTGAAGCGCCGGTGGCCGCCCGGCGTGCGATACGACGGCAGCCGCCCTGAGTCCGCCCAGCGGCGCACCGTACCCTCATGCACTCCCAGCATGGCTGCAACGTCCGACAACGTCAGCCAGCGATCTTTGGACTCGCCGGACAAGGCGTTTCATCCCTCGCTCGCAAACGTCGCCATTTATTATAGGGAATCGCCGGACCCGCTGTCCACCGCGCCGGCTGCACACAACGGCCGCCTCCGGAATATATGAGGCCAGGAGGCGGTGAACGTGCGGGTTATGCCGTCGGAACGAGCGCGGCTGGTGAACCGGTATCGCGACCGGCTGCTGCCGCTGGCCAACGTGGTCGGGTGCGGCTGGGGGCGGAAGCGGGTGGGCGGACGGCCCACCGACCGGGAGTGCCTCGTCGTGTTCGTGCGCAAGAAGGAGCCGCCCCAGCGGCTGGGGCGGCAGGAAATGGTGCCGCGGACGCTGGGAGAAGTACCGACCGACGTGGTGGAAGTGGGGGACGTGCGGCTGCTGGCGCTGCCGGCCCGCCACGAGGACGAAGGACCG
Encoded proteins:
- a CDS encoding helicase DnaB codes for the protein MPMSMTAEELRRHPGLADVDAERRVIGILLKHPHTVDTVMHRLSPDHFFDPIHRQIYEAILELYNQGGRISYTQVYNRLRGKGGVPWNDVLIQITESFVSEMELGPSVDSLNERMARRRILQAVEEIQRLVLFEQNEPIERIQARAQELIFAATAKADTKDDVKDLVDVLRKCFAELVERREGKKPSGLIVKYPSIDAVTKGFKKGDLIIVAARPSMGKTSLVLNWAVNVAKSRERTPVLIFSLEMDDVQIGDRLVISELYRYKQHGKAAEITADDYQTKLDDDKFARTVSIFNELYNLPIKVVDRRGMTVAEIRAYARKVKAEEPNLGLIIIDYLQLIKPPANTNKNWALVVGDIVRELRDLAGELEVPIILLSQLNRSVENRDNKRPVMSDLRDSGNIEEFADVIIFLYREDYYYPERAKENGTEGIVEVIFAKQRRGPTGTVKLKFYKEYTRFVDEMEL
- a CDS encoding 16S rRNA (adenine(1518)-N(6)/adenine(1519)-N(6))-dimethyltransferase, which gives rise to MTQRRPPEGGLPFDPERLATPSGAAAVLERYGLAPRKGLGQNFLVDRNIVRQIAAAAELTDGDVAVEIGPGLGALTWALAERARAVVAIEVDAGLVRWLEELARLRANIRIVHADALTVDFRRLLEEHPLGPGGAYKLVANLPYYITTPLLMRLLEEHLPLSAMVIMVQREVAQRITARPGTKDYGALSVAVQLRADVEPVAVVSPNVFLPRPQVESAVLRLRLRPLPAEVADEALLFAVVRAAFGQRRKTLRNALKSAAVPAGGGQPPWPAEAVARALAEAGIDGERRGETLSADEFIRLANALASCRGAH
- a CDS encoding Veg protein; this encodes MQVAATNKSLEEIKRDLDNYVGRRVRLRANRGRRRYIEAEGILEKTYPHVFVVRLDKRGTVSRMAYSYADVLTSTVEVTVDDKQIGVANL